The Anopheles maculipalpis chromosome 3RL, idAnoMacuDA_375_x, whole genome shotgun sequence genomic sequence ACGTTGAGACGCGTACAGGAATTTAAAAGTAGATCTCGTTAAGGCAAATACGGAGAAGCGTCCGTTATCAGCCCGTCCCGGTGACGGTAGTTAGCCTCTCTTTCACGCCAGGAACTCCAAGACACCGACGACCGCGTACGTTCGTTCTAGGTGATGGCTTGATTGATggcaaaatttcatttcttcaCTTTCAACTAATTTTCACCCCGATTCTCGGTGCTCGTTTTCCACTTCCATGAAGAGGACAGGCCTGCCACGTGGACCAGGTTACCTACGCCTGTTGGTATTTTATACAATCACATCGACACATTTACACactgatacacacacacacacacactcacatgtATGCTTTTCGTATTGCCGAACGCATGCACGATGACGccgatgattattattatatttcttaagaatttgatttaatttacttcCCACTTTTCGACACACAGCTCTCGTCACCGGGCAACCGCATGCTGCTGTTGgtatgctgttgctgctgctgttgatgctttTGCTCCATTAGCTGCTTCTACtggtgatttttatttttctccccaACGAGCTCCTCCACCACTACCACACTGTTAAACACACTTACTACTTTCGGTTGGCAGAGCAATTTGTGGCGATGGTACGGTAGACGGGGATACGCACCGTACCGGTAGCACATTACACACGTTTTAGCACATTCGCTTAACATACACACTTTCAAAACCGATTCTTAAGACATTTCTTCtcactcttttttgttgtcgcttgattgcttgcttgctgcttTCCTGTCGTACCAAAATTTGCCTGCTAACACGCTCGAGCGCTTTAGCGATGTACGCGAACAACAATTTGCCCGATCGTCGTTATTATTGTTCACACATCATTGCATGGCTTAGCACGTTTCTTCATTGCTTTTTTGCACATTTCTTTTCATCACtgacacactcacatacacacgagcAATTTTTCTACGCGCGCCCACAGAGACACAGGGAAAATTTACTTTGATTCGCTTCGCTGAAGAATTATTCATAATTAGAACATTAAAAATCAGCACTGTGGGTAAAGTTTTCCACAGTTTTCCACTGGCAAAGTTGCTGTGGCGAAGAGCGTAAGATGAACGGTTGGAAAACTTGCAACAATAACAACCCCAAAAGAAtgactgtgttttgttttactccaAACCTTcccaaacactcacacaagcGCACGATGATCGGTGATGTGTTGTCGAAGTGCCGAACGAAAAAGACTGcaagttttccaattttcggcaacaaacaacaaccaaacttGTGTATGGGATGGGAGAAAatacactctcacacacattgACACGTTGATGCTGTCCTGTTTTGGTTTCGTTACATAATAATAATCCAAAAAACGCGCGCCATCCCCGTGGCCCTGCGGCTATCCGGCCGTTGTCTTTGGTTCGGTTCCCTCCCGATGGGAAACTATTTTCGGTATCGCACACAAACTCGCTGATGCTGGTGGCGCTCTGTGCAAAGAATTAAGGTGACAAACAAGGCAAGGAAGTTTGATGTTGTGTTTATTCTTTCGTCTCGTCTTGTCTTCGCTTGTACTAGTGTGTTCGCTAGTGTCGATCGGGGCACGACGATCGACCCTAGGGCGACATGCCAGGTGTTTGGCGACATCTTAAGTGAAACATTGAGCGATTGCCTACGCAATCGTCGCTGTTTGGCAACGAAGCGGAGTAGAGCAGATATtatgttttaacattttaaattgatttcatAATTAACTACCACGGAGGGAAGATAATATATTGCAAGTAGATTTATTTTTGGGATCTATTTCACCGAGGTACAATGTAGACGCCAAGCTAGCGAACTGTACATCAGCTTGAGTACGTTCAAATGGCCAGCCGTAACACACTCACTTATCACCTACTGCATATGACGAGCAACTATAAGCTAACCAGAGCAAAACGATCCCAACCCAATGCACATTGCCCGCCATGTCTCCCCGTTCAATTACGCCCAACTCCATCAGACTAACAGGTGTCGAAGGCCCAATCCAACGGCCTTtagttgattattttttccgCCACTCTCGGCGTTAACTTTCCCTTCCCCCAAGCACACCACTGGGCGGGCCATTTCACCATCGCTAGGCAAGGCAAACCTCCAAAGAATACGTAATCAGTAGGAAATTGATCATTTAGAAACGTTGCCTCGCCTTTCTGCCGTAGCGGACGCAGAAAGGAGTGGCTTCGTGTGCTTTGTGCACCGGTGGCCCGGGTGCTGATGAAGAAATCCGCGCCTCACCAAGGGTGTGTTTGCTGGTGGAAAACACTATGATGATGATTCCATCATCCCCGTCCGGATGTGAATCGCAGATTGACGGACGAAATGTCAACAGCGCGTCAGTCAGTTCCTGTGACAAGATGGAATATCCtcgcaggaagaaaaaagcaaacggcaACCATGCACAATACTTTGCTTCGTAAAGGATGAAAGCAAGAagagaagggaaaaataaCGAGGGCTGGCAAGAAAAACTAGGCAAACATCTGGGAAGATGTGAAAAATGGCACTTCGGGCGTTCGTTTcaggcgattttttttttttgtcttgggTCCTTTTCCATTCctgtgttgtgctgtgttgtTGCCACTCAGCAAGATCAACTGGGCAAGGGAATGGATTATAACAGTGTTCTGGGAATGAAAGTgtacttttgctttcttccctGCACAGGGCGACACTCGTGCAAGGGCGCAACCGAAAACGGAAGAGATTGCGTTAGTTGGAAAATCTTGTTCAGCGTGGCGAGTGTCAACGGAAGTTTTGTCTCTGCTCTGGCAGTGTTGCCATGGAAACGGCGTAGATGAAAAAAGCTGCTCCTTCTATGCTTAACAAGGAGTGAAGGTGTTCTCGTGTAAAAGTAATCGCTGATAAAAGGTACAGAGGgacggaaggaaaaaaaaggaaaagctccGATAAACATGAACGTACTTTCATGGTGGACATCCTTACAGACAGGATATTGCATTATGGCGTCATTCCTCGTCCTCATTCCCCCACCTTTATTACCGGTGTTCGGCGGAGGTCTATGGGTTATTTTCACCagcaagagagcgagagtaaaaaaattgcttcaaaatttGTTACGCAGATCATGCCTCGGATTAACGAAGGATAAAATTGTCCAGTTTTGTCCCTAAGAACCATCGGCGTGATATGGCACGCGGAAAAcatcaaacgcacacacacacacacacacacacacacacatacacaaaaggTATGTCCCATCGCTGTACGCAAATACCGGACGGAAATTGTTAAGATTAGCCCCGTTTTCGTTTGATTTCGTTAACCGATAGGGAGATTTTatattcaaaacaaaccatcatcAATGTCCGGCGCTACCGAAAAGCACTTGTGTGTCTTCCCACGCTAACGCTGTCGGACTTCACTTCCTCCCCATGGTATAGCCAGACCTCGACAAAAGAGCGCTGTTTTGTTAAGTATTCCGGCAGCATTCTTTTCGGTCAACTTCCAACACGCAACCCACCCCacatatcatcatcatcagcagtagtagcagcagcaagccaTGAAGTTGACACACCGGTCCACCATTATTAGCTTCCGTTTACTCCGGTCGGCCAAAATGTTGTGTCTCCTTTGGCTTGGGGAAGTTTGCTGACTGACTTTTGCCAGTGCCAAACGGTGGGCTCCTCGGGGTGTTCCTCTCGAAGACAAATCGTACGTACGTATTAGTAAATAATGATCTTCCCTAATGATGGTGCCTCATGCTGTTTGGACATATTTACACACTACATCAAACGCGGCTCGTGGCCCCCATTGGTTTGGTCTCGCTACGGCCGCAACATTTATTTCGAGGCTAGAAGCAAGCCGTCCGCgcgctctatctctctctttctctcctacTGCCATTTTCCTGCCCACCAGACGGATGGATGCTGACCTCCCATTTCGGTGAGATTAGCCGTAACTGTCATTCTCACTCTCCATCAAACGGTGCGTTCTCTCACCGTACACACTCTCCGTCCTATGGGGCAGTGGTATAGCGTGCGattctaaaataaaaagaaaggataCATTTTCTCGCTCGAACACGGCCACTCGGACTCGGATTGCACACGCTAGTTGGTACGTTTGACAGGGCAAATGAGGggccagaaaaaaacaaccacatcGTTTAATGTAACACACATCGCGGGGGGAGAGCGACTCTATCTCGTGCATTGTTTCACTAAACATTAAAACGTGAAAAACTATCCCATTTACTGCACATGCACTTCTGGAAGCACTCGTATTCCTGTAACTCCCTATTGCAGCTCACTTTCGCACTGATAGATACAATTTTGGAtccatttttttgcttcaccgcacaacaattatttaaacacACAAAGCTAAGAGGGCATTCGATTTTCTTACTTCGCACACCACTTTGGGCGATTGTACGCGTGTCTCGTTCTCGCACGGAAATTGgccgagtttttttttttaattcgatgCCCTCTACTGTAAGCCAACGAACACTTGTGCCTTGGGGACGACAGTGTCGGCAACGTTAAAAGGACAACGGCGGCGTCTACCTTCCCGCACGAGAGTCTATACACGTCTGAGAAGCGTAGCCTGTACCGGACCAGAGCATTTGGATGGTGCTTCCTTTCATCTTCGAATGTTTTGTATCGAGAAAACGGAGAGTGTGAGAGTGGATGCTGTTGTAGAGTATAGCAGCTGTTTTTATTGTGGAAAATGAGAGATACACGATGAGATGCGAGAAAAACCCCTCATGTGAAAGTTAGTTTAGCTGTCTAGGAAAATAGGTGTACGCTGTTTGTGAGAGATTTTCACTATGGAACAAGGAAGGAATTGAATATGATAATCTTTCAAGATTCAAGATTTCAAGAGGTATTGCAAGAAGCctaattctaaaatttttctattttttctacTGTTTTCTGTTTCGGTGACATTTTAGGTTTTCTAATTGATTAATcttatttttgtaatttaagttgttttaatatttggttttgattgTGGCGCTCTTAATAGTTTCAGTGTTAAaagatgaattttattttttaatccaTGGCATggtaaatatgttttattcttaGCTTATCGATTGACTGGATCACACAAACCATAGTATAGTTTACTAGGCTTGAtaataccatgtagttggatagtccgtCCTCATTATTGGGTAATGGAACGGATAGCAACtgagccccggtcctgctgtCTGAAGAAAGGGATCGCTCTCGGCCTACAAATGTATCgttcatataaatatttatgtattataataaaatgaaTACGTATCCAACATAACACAAGATACTTATTACATTCTCTTGTATGACGCTAAAATCTCAAGTATAATCAGATTGTCTTTTTCTGATTTAATTTACTAATAGCTCAATAGTCAGTGCTACGATCCAACGGTCGATGCgattgagatttgaacccgAATGCGTCCATTCAACAACCAGCCTGAGCATGATATGAGTTCAGTAAAGTTGCAAATTTTACAACTTAATAGCTTATAAGCGAATGAAATGGGAGAAATTCGATGAACGGCCTTCAACTTCAAGTCCATCGCTATGCAGTTTTTGACTAAAAAAAGAGTTCAACATGACTTGATATTGCTCAATCGTCTCGAGAGCTTGATAAGTTAAAAAATGAGGGATAAAATCAAGTATGAACGACCAATTTctccaaaaaatgaaaatttaatacaatttttcaaatggaCGTTTGTAACGAGCACTGAAAAAGATTCAAATCAAATGGACTACTCAACCCGTACGTATAAATTCACGGTGTTTCgcaatgtttgttgtgtttttgccgGCTGCTGTCATTCACGAACATTCCGGTTTGCCAGGTGCGTTGAACAATGTTTAGCAATAGAACGGCGCGAAAATTCATTGCAATAGGGATTGCCACGAATTTCTCCTGCCGGCATTGTGTGTAATCGGCAAAAATATGGGAGTTTTAGGACTTTGGAAGCTAATCGAACAGTCCGGTAAACCGGTTCCACTAGATACGCTGGAGAACAAAGTGTTGGCCGTGGGTAAGTTGCAGCAGCTTCCTGTGTGTGATCTTttgcaatgattttttttaattgtttcgaTGATGCTTGATGTAGATATATCGATTTGGCTGCATCAGGTGATAAAAGGGTTCCAGGATTCCAAGGGAAGCGCTTTACCAAACGCTCATGTGCTGGGTTTGTTTCATCGTTTGTGTAAACTGATGTACTATCGCATCAAACCAATATTCGTGTTCGATGGAGGTGTTCCCATTTTGAAGAAGCAAACCATAGTAAGTGGATCTCGTATGATTCACCGCTAACTCGCTCTCAATCCTTCACTATTCAATGTATTTTTCTTGCAGGCAAAGCGTCACCAGAGCAAAAACAACTATCAAAATGAGGCAGATCGCATACAGCAGCTGCTACTCGAAACACTGGCAAAGGAAAAAGTTGTCCAACAAGCACTTGGATCGGCCACAAACATTCTTATATCGCCCTCGAAAAAAGCAATCACAAACGGCGGTCCAAGCACGAGTAAACAGCCCGACCGAGAGGAGGATCCTGATGCGATATTCAAACTGCCACCGCTGAAAGCACCCGAAGAACCGATTGATCTGGACCGCAGTGATAGTTCAATGGATGAAAAAGCTTCCCGGAACTACTATCACCTTAACCTGAACGCAATCGATGTTACCAGCgtttactttaaaaatctaccagctgatgtACGACACGAAATTCTGAACGACATCAAGGAAACACGCAAACAGTCTTCCTGGGGCCGACTGCACGAGCTACCGGTTGAGAGTGATTCATTTTCCTCGTTTCAAATGAAACGCTTGCTAAAACGACGCCAGGTGCAGGTGGAACTCGAGGAAgcggagaaggaaatgggtggaaaatgtcTCTCATTGGCGGAGCTGGAATCGCTGCTAAATGAGGAAGGTGTAGAGACATCGTCAAATCGAGCGGCCCAACAGATCGCATCGGATGAAAACACCCGTTTTCTGCTGGTGCGCGATGTTCAGAAAGCAATCGAGAAAGCGAAAGCACgtgaagaagcagaaaaaattgCACCAAAAGCACCGAAATTGCCAAAACTGACTAAGGAAGAATTGGCAGGCGAAATGCGCACCGAGGACGATGACAAAGAGATGGATGAAGAGCTACAGCTGGCGATTAAAATGTCGTTAATGCAGGATGAGGATCCTCACGCCGTGATCGAGCTAGATGAGGAAGAGTTGCGTATGTcgcgaaagcaaaagcaagctCTCGGGAATGCTGCACAAAGCTTAGCCCGGGGTTTTATGCTCGAGTACGGTGGGCTGACGAATGAAGAATTTAATGAACTGTTGCATCAAACGCAAGATGTGGATGGTGGAGACATTAATGATTCTATGTCGCAAATGTTTGTGCATAATGGAGATTCTATAGTGCAACGCACATTGGCCACCGTACATGAAGTATGCGAAGAGCAAGAGAAAGCCGTTGAGGAGAAGGAACCATCAGAAAAGGTAAACAGTGAACCGGATACGGAATCCGATTCAGATTTTGTCGATGTGCCGGAGGATAATTTGAACGATTCTCAGGTGGGCATATCCCTGCCGTTGAACAGTACCAACCACTTCAAACCTCACTACAATCCTATCGTTGATTTTACCATCGATGATCTGAAGAACCTCTCGGATGCGGGTCAttcaaaaaagaaggaagtcGTGGAGGTGATCATTAAGCAGGAGGATATAGGAGTATGCGATAAGGATGATATATTTGCGGATATATTTAGCGTAGCGAAGGAAGATGAGGTAAAAAAAGTACAGATTGATCCCGCAACCAAACATGATCAACCAAACCCACCGATAATCAGTATTCCAATTAAAGAAGTGAGCAATAttatgcaagaaaaaaatagttcAGATTATAAGGAACTCTCAAACGAAGAGGATTTAAATGTTCCAAAAGCATTTATCGGGCTGAAGATAAAGAAAGTCGACGATATAAATGCTCAGCTAAAGGAAGAActtgaaaatttgaagaaagcTCCACCGGTGATTGATTTAGGAGATATTATAGCACCGTCTGTTCCAGTTTTGGACGTCCCTGCTCCAGTTGCACCAAGCACAGATCTGAAAAGTATAAGTGAAAAGCTGAAATTGCAGTTGGAGGAGTTGAAAGCGGGGGCTCTACAATTAGATGAAATTAAACTTGATGATGTTGAGAAGGTCAGTTCGTCTTTATCAtcgagaattttgaaaaaataatagtaAATTAATTATGCCTTTGTTGTTACAGTTTCACGAACGGAACGATGGAGAAGATGCCGATGATAGTGATGCTACAATTATTTATGATGCCGATTCAATCACTCAAAAAACTCCCGTCAAGCCAATTGTTCCCGTCGATGAGCACAAGGAAGAATCAGAAACTCCAGCGAAAGCAATTGAAGATCACGAGTTGCCCACTGCAAACGCAGCGGTTATAGAAATCATGGACAGTCCTGCTAAGAAAGGAACTTTGGAACACTTAGTACTTGCACGCACACCCGGCAAGGATTCACATAAATCAATCGAACCGGAAGAATCAGTACCGCATGTAACGAAACCATTCTTTGTCAACAAAACTCCACCTTCGGCAAAGAAATCAAATCAAGCAGACGGTAAAGACAATCAATCTACTCCTGGTAAATCGGTTTCAAAAGAGTTGTTTCCTGCCGAACCCGAACCCTCCACGAGTAAACAGATGCCTCCGCCACAACCAGCGGAACCGAAGCCTGTTAGTGCGGAAGGCCTCATCACCGAAATGGCGGACACACTGAAGGAAGCGCACACACCGCTCGAGCTGAAACGGATGGCACTTGATCTGGCACAAACGGAACGTGAGCTGGAAcgtgagaaaaacaaacagtccCGGCTGGGCGTATCAATTACGGATCAGATGCGTAACGATTGTATGGAGCTGCTGCAGATTTTCGGCGTACCGTACATAGTGGCACCGATGGAGGCAGAAGCGCAGTGTGCATTTTTGAATCAGATCGAGCTGACGGATGGTACAATAACGGACGATAGCGATATTTGGTTGTTTGGTGGGAAGAAGGTGtacaaaaactttttcaaccAACAGAAGCTGGTGCTCGAATTTACGATCGAGAGCATTGAGCAAATGTTTCACATGGATCGAAAGAAGCTAATCCAACTGGCACTGCTTGTAGGAAGCGATTATACGACCGGAATTCATGGTATCGGTGCTGTAACGGCACTAGAAATATTGGCGTCCTTTCCACCGACTCCAGAACAAACGGGCGAAACATCCGAGATGATGTCGATGTTGTCCGGGTTGCGAAAGTTCCGCGATTGGTGGCAGCACGGTAGGAATGGAGCAAGTGGCGCGAGAATGGCATTAAAATCCAAACTGAAAAACATTGACATTGGGGAGGGATTTCCGAGCACGGGTGTGGTCGAAGCGTATCTCCGACCGACGGTCGATTTCAGTGAGGAAGAATTCAGCTGGGGCTATCCGGACGCGGAACGGCTGCGTGATTATGCGCGCCAAAAGTTTGGCTGGAcgcaaacgaaaacgaacgaTATATTGCTGCCAGTGTTGAAGCGTTTGGATGAACGTAAGTCTCAGGCATCGATCAAGAATTACTTCAAGGTTCAGAGTGCAGTCGGTCAGAGCAGGTTGAAGGTTAGCAAGCGGGTTCAGCACGCGGTAGATACGATGGCGGGCAAAATCGATCCGAATGAGGTGGTgaaagcgaagaagaaaagtcCTACGAAAGCAAAGAAACCCGCTGGGCGGAAACGAAAGCAGGCTGCGGGGAAGGATACGCCAGAAACGATTGATCTGGATTCGATTGAAGAAGAGCACGAGCTGGACGGTGAAGTCTCATCCCATGGAGAGAATGTGAAAGACGAGGAACAAGATGATCATTTTGTTGATgctaaaccaaccaaaaaagtTGCTGCCACTGTTCGCAAGCGAGTAACTGAAGGCGCAGGAACGACAGCAAAGCCGAAGCGTGGTCGTAAAAAAGCATCTAAAGATGGTACATCGACCGGTGACAAGGAAAAGTCCGAGGAGGAACCATCAACCTCACAGCGACCCACACACTCGCTGGCAAACATTGGGGGAATCATTGCCAATATTAACCAACAGTCAGCGGAAAGTGTGGACAGTTCGCTAGAAGCACGAAGGAAACGGATAGGAAACAAAATGCCGGACTTTAATCCGGCTATTCCACAGCGGGTTAAGGATGAGCAAGAAATGGTGGAACGAAAAAAGCGAGCTGCCGAGTTGTTAAAGAAGCTGAAAAGTAACGATAAGCATAAACGGCAGTAAGAAAGAGGGACGGTAAAGTGGTGTATAGGAATATATATTTAAATGTTTCGTTTAGggttttaactttttttttcaagccatttgtttgaaataaaatcgttCTGCATTTTTAGTGCTGTGTTGTATTAACTGATTATGTTAATCGAACTTCTTTTGTAAAACTTGGGTGGATTTATGTTAAGCTTATCAATGTTCCCGATCGAATGTTtgattgttattttaattacaaattcATGTCCAATGTACAACATACAgcataataattaaaaaagtaACGTTTTCAAGTAAAATACATACACATTTAAGAAATAGACAAAATAgacaaacacatttttttattcgatgACCTGATATATTAGCCTTTCAGCAGCGACGTGATTtatgtacgaaaaaaaaaaaacttgggcTGGTCTCTTCTAATCAAAAATTCCAATCTTTTGAAAGGATTCATTTAACGTATTCCATCCATCTTAATTTGGGCTACCAAAGCAACTACAATTAAAACATACGATCTTCAACATAAAGTTGAAGATAGTAAAGCATATCCTAACTATCCTGAGGAAGATTTTCTACCCATCTGAACTTAAAATGCACAGTCCCCGATAAGGGAAAACAAAGGATGGAGCTGGTAGAAGCTAATGGTAAAGAACATTTTGATCGAGACAGGGATTGTAATACAAAACTTGTTGTCTATGTCTGAAGCATTCGTCCTTAGCCGTCCACTAAACAACCACTCAGAAAAAGTGGCTGACGGcgcttgtaaaaaaatatattttcagtGTAGTTGATTAAAGTTACTCTTCGCTGACTCAATAAAAACTAACTTCTTCAGCTGCCATCAATAGAATTCCATGGG encodes the following:
- the LOC126565796 gene encoding uncharacterized protein LOC126565796, with translation MGVLGLWKLIEQSGKPVPLDTLENKVLAVDISIWLHQVIKGFQDSKGSALPNAHVLGLFHRLCKLMYYRIKPIFVFDGGVPILKKQTIAKRHQSKNNYQNEADRIQQLLLETLAKEKVVQQALGSATNILISPSKKAITNGGPSTSKQPDREEDPDAIFKLPPLKAPEEPIDLDRSDSSMDEKASRNYYHLNLNAIDVTSVYFKNLPADVRHEILNDIKETRKQSSWGRLHELPVESDSFSSFQMKRLLKRRQVQVELEEAEKEMGGKCLSLAELESLLNEEGVETSSNRAAQQIASDENTRFLLVRDVQKAIEKAKAREEAEKIAPKAPKLPKLTKEELAGEMRTEDDDKEMDEELQLAIKMSLMQDEDPHAVIELDEEELRMSRKQKQALGNAAQSLARGFMLEYGGLTNEEFNELLHQTQDVDGGDINDSMSQMFVHNGDSIVQRTLATVHEVCEEQEKAVEEKEPSEKVNSEPDTESDSDFVDVPEDNLNDSQVGISLPLNSTNHFKPHYNPIVDFTIDDLKNLSDAGHSKKKEVVEVIIKQEDIGVCDKDDIFADIFSVAKEDEVKKVQIDPATKHDQPNPPIISIPIKEVSNIMQEKNSSDYKELSNEEDLNVPKAFIGLKIKKVDDINAQLKEELENLKKAPPVIDLGDIIAPSVPVLDVPAPVAPSTDLKSISEKLKLQLEELKAGALQLDEIKLDDVEKFHERNDGEDADDSDATIIYDADSITQKTPVKPIVPVDEHKEESETPAKAIEDHELPTANAAVIEIMDSPAKKGTLEHLVLARTPGKDSHKSIEPEESVPHVTKPFFVNKTPPSAKKSNQADGKDNQSTPGKSVSKELFPAEPEPSTSKQMPPPQPAEPKPVSAEGLITEMADTLKEAHTPLELKRMALDLAQTERELEREKNKQSRLGVSITDQMRNDCMELLQIFGVPYIVAPMEAEAQCAFLNQIELTDGTITDDSDIWLFGGKKVYKNFFNQQKLVLEFTIESIEQMFHMDRKKLIQLALLVGSDYTTGIHGIGAVTALEILASFPPTPEQTGETSEMMSMLSGLRKFRDWWQHGRNGASGARMALKSKLKNIDIGEGFPSTGVVEAYLRPTVDFSEEEFSWGYPDAERLRDYARQKFGWTQTKTNDILLPVLKRLDERKSQASIKNYFKVQSAVGQSRLKVSKRVQHAVDTMAGKIDPNEVVKAKKKSPTKAKKPAGRKRKQAAGKDTPETIDLDSIEEEHELDGEVSSHGENVKDEEQDDHFVDAKPTKKVAATVRKRVTEGAGTTAKPKRGRKKASKDGTSTGDKEKSEEEPSTSQRPTHSLANIGGIIANINQQSAESVDSSLEARRKRIGNKMPDFNPAIPQRVKDEQEMVERKKRAAELLKKLKSNDKHKRQ